A portion of the Halalkalicoccus tibetensis genome contains these proteins:
- a CDS encoding gas vesicle protein produces the protein MSSETDVSETEIGAVRTKINEVAEDLIGRPLISVVSVDRDRKKDDDEEPGWVAAVEILERKSVPDTQDILGRYEITLDADQTITGYRRTHRYRRDDMDQDV, from the coding sequence ATGTCAAGCGAAACCGACGTCAGCGAGACCGAGATCGGTGCCGTGCGCACGAAGATCAACGAGGTCGCCGAGGACCTCATCGGACGGCCGCTCATAAGCGTCGTCTCCGTCGACCGCGACCGCAAGAAGGACGACGACGAGGAGCCGGGCTGGGTCGCGGCCGTCGAGATCCTCGAACGCAAGAGCGTCCCCGACACCCAGGACATCCTCGGACGCTACGAGATCACGCTCGATGCGGACCAGACGATCACCGGCTACCGTCGAACCCACCGGTACCGCCGCGACGACATGGATCAGGACGTCTGA
- the gvpG gene encoding gas vesicle protein GvpG, producing MFILDDILIRPFTSILDAIHTMAVKELYDIEEIQNDLKENQLLYELGELTEAEYTERKAELEAELETAEQAHEQLNNKNIQIQQ from the coding sequence ATGTTCATCCTCGATGACATCCTCATCCGACCGTTCACCTCCATCCTCGACGCGATCCACACGATGGCGGTCAAGGAGCTGTACGACATCGAGGAGATCCAGAACGACCTGAAGGAGAACCAGCTGCTCTACGAGCTCGGGGAGCTTACCGAGGCGGAGTACACTGAGCGGAAGGCGGAGCTCGAGGCGGAGCTCGAGACGGCCGAACAGGCACACGAACAGCTCAACAACAAGAACATCCAGATCCAACAATGA
- the gvpH gene encoding gas vesicle protein GvpH, with product MTTDDNHREASSLLDVLRHVVETLQDAERDGEGSGTGSGTVSGNHTRTDYGFSVGTGPDPDSLWERLGVDEESEASGSGSSGSASTPAPADDDHLVDIREEEDAVVVLADLPQATAEDVTAGIDRERGDLVIGLGSEVIERIPLGDAGIDVADSTFRNGVLEVRLRTEPEGAGS from the coding sequence ATGACGACCGACGACAACCATCGCGAAGCCTCGTCGCTGCTCGACGTCCTCAGACACGTCGTCGAGACGCTACAGGACGCGGAACGAGACGGCGAGGGGAGTGGAACGGGCAGCGGGACGGTCTCGGGCAACCACACGCGCACCGACTACGGGTTCAGCGTCGGCACCGGACCGGACCCCGACAGCCTCTGGGAGCGCCTCGGGGTCGACGAGGAAAGCGAGGCGAGCGGATCGGGGTCGTCGGGCTCGGCGTCGACGCCCGCACCCGCCGACGACGACCACCTCGTCGACATCCGCGAGGAGGAGGACGCCGTGGTCGTGCTCGCGGACCTCCCGCAGGCGACCGCCGAGGACGTCACCGCCGGGATCGACCGCGAGCGGGGCGACCTCGTCATCGGGCTCGGGAGCGAGGTGATCGAGCGGATCCCGCTCGGCGACGCCGGGATCGACGTGGCCGACTCGACGTTCAGGAACGGCGTCCTCGAGGTCCGCCTGCGGACCGAACCCGAGGGGGCAGGATCGTGA
- the otsB gene encoding trehalose-phosphatase — protein MSEVAGDSLERFEDSHGEIREAVEEAAGLVVCTDFDGTLAPIEEDPDAPEIDPENRELLERLRDAGDTRVAVVSGRALTDVRERVGVEGIAYAGNHGLELEREGSVVVHPIAKRHADRIERICEALSEALAGIDGTGIEDKGVTATIHYRQTPDEAVPVVREAVDDAVERFGGSGIEKTDGKEIVELRPEVRWHKGMAVSMLVDDHPDDWLPIYIGDDTTDESAFRAVDDGLAIYVGTGETDAHYRVPTQSGVTPCLSALAEWHAGTERRPRADGIER, from the coding sequence ATGTCTGAGGTCGCGGGCGACTCGCTCGAACGGTTCGAGGACTCCCACGGGGAGATCCGCGAGGCCGTCGAGGAGGCCGCGGGTCTGGTGGTGTGTACGGACTTCGACGGCACGCTCGCGCCCATCGAGGAGGACCCCGACGCCCCGGAGATCGACCCGGAGAACCGCGAGCTGTTAGAGCGGCTCCGAGACGCCGGCGACACCCGTGTCGCGGTCGTCAGCGGGCGCGCGCTCACGGACGTCCGCGAGCGCGTCGGGGTCGAGGGGATCGCCTACGCCGGCAACCACGGGCTCGAGCTCGAACGCGAGGGTTCGGTCGTGGTTCATCCGATCGCGAAGCGACACGCCGACCGGATCGAGCGGATCTGTGAGGCGCTCAGCGAGGCGCTCGCGGGGATCGACGGGACGGGCATCGAGGACAAGGGCGTCACCGCGACGATCCACTACCGGCAAACGCCCGACGAGGCGGTGCCCGTGGTCCGCGAGGCCGTCGACGACGCCGTCGAACGCTTCGGCGGCAGCGGGATCGAGAAGACCGACGGAAAGGAGATCGTCGAGCTCCGGCCCGAGGTGCGCTGGCACAAGGGGATGGCCGTCTCGATGCTCGTCGACGACCACCCCGACGACTGGCTCCCGATCTACATCGGCGACGACACCACCGACGAGTCGGCGTTCCGGGCGGTCGACGACGGACTCGCGATCTACGTCGGTACCGGCGAGACCGACGCCCACTACCGGGTCCCGACGCAGTCGGGAGTCACCCCGTGTCTCTCGGCGCTCGCCGAGTGGCACGCCGGGACCGAGCGACGACCGCGGGCGGACGGCATCGAGCGATAA
- the gvpL gene encoding gas vesicle protein GvpL, with protein MSGNESRNQNQRATEFDEGRYLYCAVRADGDASIDVEGIEGGEVRIVEHEGIGAVVQPVDAMFDSDDLTQVKRWLLAHQRVVDAAGEAFDTPVPFRFDTVIKGDDGRVEGWIDENGAQLDEALDELSGRWEYRIELRWDEAAVREGIAEGDEELAELEERIEGSSEGTGYLIEKQYDQRLAERLQARRDELAGELYDRVAEHAAAVETAGDGGSTLLDASGTNGVDDGLETVVQLSVLAPGESEGPIGDVLEGFLEREGFDVNYTGPWPPYSHAPSIGGEE; from the coding sequence ATGAGCGGGAACGAGAGTCGAAACCAGAACCAGCGCGCCACGGAGTTCGACGAGGGTCGGTACCTCTACTGTGCGGTCCGGGCCGACGGTGACGCCTCGATCGACGTCGAGGGAATCGAGGGCGGCGAGGTCCGGATCGTCGAGCACGAGGGGATCGGCGCGGTCGTCCAGCCCGTCGACGCGATGTTCGATTCGGACGACCTCACGCAGGTCAAGCGGTGGCTACTCGCCCATCAGCGCGTCGTCGACGCCGCGGGCGAGGCGTTCGACACCCCCGTCCCCTTCCGATTCGACACCGTCATCAAGGGCGACGACGGGCGCGTCGAGGGCTGGATCGACGAGAACGGCGCGCAGCTCGACGAGGCCCTCGACGAGCTCTCGGGCCGCTGGGAGTACCGGATCGAGCTCAGATGGGACGAGGCGGCGGTTCGCGAGGGGATCGCCGAGGGCGACGAGGAGCTCGCGGAGCTCGAGGAGCGCATCGAGGGTTCGAGCGAGGGCACCGGCTACCTGATCGAGAAGCAGTACGACCAGCGCCTCGCGGAGCGCCTCCAGGCGCGCCGCGACGAGCTCGCGGGCGAACTCTACGATCGGGTCGCGGAACACGCCGCGGCGGTCGAGACGGCCGGGGACGGCGGGTCGACGCTTCTGGACGCCAGCGGGACGAACGGGGTCGACGACGGCCTCGAGACGGTCGTCCAGCTCTCGGTGCTCGCGCCCGGGGAGAGCGAGGGGCCGATCGGCGACGTCCTCGAGGGGTTCCTCGAGCGGGAGGGGTTCGACGTCAACTACACGGGGCCGTGGCCGCCGTACTCGCATGCCCCGTCGATCGGGGGTGAGGAGTGA
- a CDS encoding pyridoxal phosphate-dependent aminotransferase translates to MSMEFTDRVSRVEPSATLAISQLATELENEGADVVDLSVGEPDFPTPENVVDAGKESMDAGDTGYTSSNGISELREAISEKLQADGLEYGPENLIVTPGAKQALYETFQTLVDEGDEVVLLDPAWVSYEAMAKLAGGELSRVDLSAHEFRLEPALDELAETVSDDTELLVVNSPSNPSGAVYSDEALEGVRDLAVERDITVISDEIYERITYGEEPTPLATLEGMAERTVTINGFSKAYSMTGWRLGYIAAPEELIDEAGKLHSHSVSCATNFVQHAGIEALENTEESVEEMVEAFESRRDLLVDLLAEQDVEVRAPEGAFYMMVPVEEDDQAWCEGAIQDAHVATVPGSAFGTPGYARISYANSEERIEEAVDRLVEEDYL, encoded by the coding sequence ATGAGCATGGAGTTTACCGACAGAGTCAGCCGAGTCGAACCGAGCGCAACGCTTGCGATCAGCCAACTGGCGACCGAACTCGAGAACGAGGGTGCGGACGTGGTCGACCTCTCGGTGGGCGAGCCCGACTTCCCGACCCCCGAGAACGTCGTCGACGCCGGCAAGGAGTCGATGGACGCCGGCGACACCGGCTACACCTCCTCGAACGGGATTAGCGAGCTCCGCGAGGCGATCTCCGAGAAACTACAGGCCGACGGGCTGGAGTACGGCCCCGAGAACCTCATCGTCACGCCGGGCGCCAAACAGGCGCTCTACGAGACGTTTCAGACGCTGGTCGACGAGGGCGACGAGGTCGTCCTGCTCGACCCCGCGTGGGTCTCCTACGAGGCAATGGCGAAGCTCGCGGGCGGGGAGCTTTCGCGGGTGGACCTCTCGGCCCACGAGTTCCGCCTCGAACCCGCGCTCGACGAACTCGCCGAGACCGTCAGCGACGACACCGAACTGCTCGTGGTGAACTCCCCGAGCAACCCGTCGGGGGCGGTCTACAGCGACGAAGCGCTCGAGGGCGTCCGGGATCTCGCGGTCGAGCGCGATATCACGGTGATCTCCGACGAGATCTACGAGCGCATCACCTATGGCGAGGAGCCGACGCCGCTCGCGACCTTGGAGGGCATGGCCGAGCGAACCGTCACGATCAACGGCTTCTCCAAGGCGTACTCGATGACCGGGTGGCGGCTTGGCTACATCGCGGCGCCCGAGGAGCTGATCGACGAGGCCGGAAAGCTCCACTCCCATTCGGTCTCGTGTGCGACGAACTTCGTCCAGCACGCGGGGATCGAGGCCCTCGAGAACACCGAGGAGTCGGTCGAGGAGATGGTCGAGGCGTTCGAATCGCGCCGGGACCTCCTGGTCGATCTGCTTGCGGAGCAGGACGTCGAGGTCCGCGCGCCCGAGGGGGCCTTCTACATGATGGTACCTGTAGAGGAGGACGATCAGGCGTGGTGCGAGGGCGCGATCCAGGACGCCCACGTTGCCACCGTCCCGGGAAGCGCGTTCGGCACGCCGGGCTACGCGCGGATCTCCTATGCCAACAGCGAGGAGCGCATCGAGGAAGCGGTCGACCGGCTGGTCGAGGAAGACTACCTCTAG
- a CDS encoding GvpL/GvpF family gas vesicle protein has protein sequence MTDDSLYVYGVIENEDLDVEIDGVDGGERAYTVDYQSLSAVVSDIDTVEPERTDENVRRHDEVLQTILQYDGGRTIVPMGFGMGFKNERTLKNVLRNARPVFRRTLREIDGMVELGLKVLTEEDAEVDREELLAEVKERFDRISVNVVENELFSDRLVINRSYLVERDDREAFDGAVGEFEDDHDELLVQYTGPWAPYNFVDIEITAER, from the coding sequence ATGACCGACGACTCACTCTACGTGTACGGCGTGATCGAGAACGAGGACCTCGATGTCGAGATCGACGGCGTCGACGGGGGCGAGCGCGCCTACACGGTCGACTACCAATCGCTTTCGGCCGTCGTCTCGGACATCGACACGGTCGAACCCGAGCGGACCGACGAGAACGTCCGCCGGCACGACGAGGTGCTCCAGACGATCCTCCAGTACGACGGCGGCCGGACGATCGTCCCGATGGGGTTCGGCATGGGGTTCAAGAACGAGCGCACCCTGAAGAACGTCCTCAGGAACGCCAGGCCGGTGTTCAGACGGACGCTACGGGAGATCGACGGGATGGTCGAGCTCGGCCTGAAGGTCCTCACCGAGGAGGACGCCGAGGTCGATCGCGAGGAGCTCCTCGCGGAGGTCAAGGAGCGGTTCGACCGGATAAGTGTTAACGTGGTGGAGAACGAACTGTTCAGTGATCGACTCGTGATCAACCGATCGTACCTCGTCGAGCGCGACGACCGGGAGGCGTTCGACGGGGCCGTCGGCGAGTTCGAGGATGACCACGACGAGCTGCTCGTACAGTACACCGGGCCGTGGGCACCCTACAACTTCGTCGACATCGAGATCACCGCCGAACGATAA
- the gvpA gene encoding gas vesicle protein GvpA, with protein MSQARPSTSSLAEVLDRILDKGAVIDIWVRVSLVGIEILTVEARVVIASVDTFLHYAREISKIEQAEEEGDLDDLEDIEIEASAESA; from the coding sequence ATGAGTCAAGCAAGACCAAGCACGTCAAGTCTGGCGGAAGTACTCGACCGGATCCTCGACAAAGGCGCTGTCATCGACATCTGGGTCCGCGTCTCGCTCGTCGGGATCGAGATCCTGACCGTCGAGGCCCGTGTCGTCATCGCGTCCGTCGACACGTTCCTCCACTACGCGAGGGAGATATCGAAGATCGAGCAAGCCGAGGAGGAAGGGGACTTAGACGACCTCGAGGACATCGAGATCGAGGCGTCCGCCGAATCCGCGTAA
- the gvpM gene encoding gas vesicle protein GvpM: MEPTRTEGHAVVDVLDVLLTEGALVQADVVVTVADIPLVGINLRAAIAGMTTMVEYGIFTEWDEEIRNQERYRRSEFGRRPRPTTPGDER, translated from the coding sequence ATGGAGCCGACGCGCACCGAGGGTCACGCGGTCGTCGACGTGCTCGACGTGCTGTTGACCGAGGGGGCGCTGGTCCAGGCGGACGTCGTCGTGACGGTCGCGGACATCCCGCTGGTCGGCATCAACCTCCGGGCGGCGATCGCGGGGATGACGACGATGGTCGAGTACGGCATCTTCACCGAGTGGGACGAGGAGATCCGCAACCAGGAGCGCTACCGGCGCTCGGAGTTCGGGCGCCGTCCGCGCCCGACGACGCCCGGCGACGAACGGTAA
- a CDS encoding carboxypeptidase regulatory-like domain-containing protein produces the protein MGDERTTDDSIERSERHVLLSDGGESADESEEDDEEGEASEDTGPENGEDDEEGEDERSESDEEDDEVEQDDESEEDEEENGDEEDEESEADEDDEDEEDEESEADEDDEDEEDEEAEEDEEETYELSVTVENSEGESVAGAPVTVESKDMGVIEGVVDDPEQEETDEDGAVTFELGDAEYSVETVVGDEEVEERIETDGADEEVTLSLDTDAEDAEEAENEDEADEDEADEDEEEAEEEQADEGEEDEEDAEGEADDGDEEEAAEESERNELIVVVENENGEYIQGATVSVENKDDDSLGGGEQQDTGSDGETRFLVEDGDYVVEAEADEGSAEDQFPLEGDEEITLTVVSDEETHTLTVTVQDDEGEPVSGASITVESEDMGLVEGFQTRPDEAETDSSGQESFDLASGQYTVAVEADDETNDQAIEIEDDDEDVTLTLDVGEEDEEDEEEGRVGPKEAEGEVDEDESASHGTERGSTVLYLDLEGLFLDLLGLEVDLHEVVLDVRAITGEGNLLGNLLSAVAGLLDSLSGVLNRLLNTVLNLLSYITSPLKWLWNQIKKPFKWARQLLSRVANTLAAPISAIKSAASRVWGVITSPINALKSAASWIWGIVSSPVDSIKNALGRLRGLLPSLPSPGGWLGSVTERLKSALGVPADYLRVGANRLGNSIENAIDALRGLGGRVLGVLTSPISALGSALGRLRDALASPIETLRNAASRAFGVLTAPVDWLRGLFGGDDEEDEEDEGDGLLSGIAESVSDRLSSVVEWASDIEDRIAGWARNAADRISNWLRNVANWLTSPIQMLLSAFPIESLLNELLKQLIGESEDNESNGGEDTTE, from the coding sequence ATGGGTGATGAACGTACGACCGATGACTCCATAGAGCGATCCGAGAGGCACGTACTGCTTTCGGATGGTGGGGAGTCAGCGGACGAAAGCGAGGAGGACGACGAAGAGGGAGAAGCGTCCGAAGACACGGGACCCGAGAACGGAGAGGACGACGAAGAAGGGGAAGACGAGAGGAGCGAAAGTGACGAGGAAGACGATGAAGTGGAGCAAGACGACGAAAGTGAGGAGGACGAAGAGGAGAACGGCGACGAGGAAGACGAGGAAAGCGAGGCCGACGAAGACGACGAAGACGAAGAAGACGAGGAAAGCGAGGCCGACGAAGACGACGAAGACGAAGAAGACGAGGAAGCGGAGGAAGACGAGGAAGAGACATACGAACTTTCGGTAACCGTCGAGAACAGCGAGGGCGAATCCGTCGCGGGCGCGCCCGTCACCGTCGAGAGCAAGGATATGGGGGTCATCGAGGGCGTTGTCGACGATCCCGAGCAGGAAGAAACCGACGAGGACGGCGCGGTCACCTTCGAGTTAGGGGACGCTGAATACAGCGTCGAAACAGTCGTCGGCGACGAGGAAGTCGAGGAACGAATCGAGACCGACGGCGCCGACGAGGAGGTTACCCTTTCGCTCGATACCGACGCCGAAGACGCGGAGGAAGCAGAAAACGAAGACGAGGCGGACGAAGACGAGGCGGACGAAGACGAGGAGGAGGCCGAGGAAGAACAAGCCGATGAAGGCGAGGAGGACGAAGAGGATGCGGAGGGCGAAGCCGACGACGGCGACGAGGAGGAAGCAGCCGAGGAGAGCGAGCGAAACGAGCTGATCGTCGTCGTCGAGAACGAAAACGGCGAGTATATTCAGGGCGCGACCGTCTCGGTCGAAAACAAGGACGACGACTCCTTGGGTGGGGGCGAACAGCAGGACACCGGCTCCGATGGCGAGACACGGTTCCTCGTCGAGGACGGCGATTACGTCGTCGAGGCCGAGGCCGACGAGGGGAGCGCCGAAGACCAGTTCCCCCTTGAAGGCGACGAGGAGATCACGTTGACCGTCGTCTCCGACGAGGAGACTCACACGCTCACAGTCACCGTACAGGACGACGAAGGCGAGCCCGTTTCAGGGGCGTCTATTACCGTCGAAAGCGAGGATATGGGGTTGGTCGAGGGATTTCAGACTCGCCCCGACGAAGCCGAAACCGATTCGAGCGGACAGGAGTCCTTCGATCTGGCGTCAGGTCAGTACACGGTGGCCGTCGAAGCCGACGACGAGACGAACGACCAAGCGATCGAGATCGAGGACGACGACGAGGATGTCACGCTCACGCTCGATGTCGGCGAAGAGGACGAGGAGGACGAAGAGGAAGGTCGTGTCGGCCCGAAGGAAGCGGAGGGCGAGGTCGACGAGGACGAGTCCGCGAGCCACGGCACCGAACGCGGATCGACGGTGCTGTATCTCGATCTCGAGGGGCTGTTCCTCGATCTCCTCGGACTGGAGGTCGATCTCCACGAGGTCGTCCTCGACGTTCGGGCGATCACTGGAGAGGGGAACCTACTCGGGAACCTGCTGTCGGCGGTCGCAGGGCTGTTGGATTCGCTGTCGGGCGTGCTCAACCGATTGCTCAACACCGTCCTCAATCTGTTGAGCTACATCACTTCGCCGTTGAAATGGCTCTGGAACCAGATCAAAAAACCGTTCAAATGGGCCCGCCAGCTCTTGAGCCGGGTCGCGAACACGCTCGCGGCGCCGATCAGTGCGATCAAGAGCGCTGCAAGTCGGGTCTGGGGTGTCATCACCTCGCCGATCAACGCACTCAAGAGCGCTGCGAGCTGGATCTGGGGAATCGTCAGTTCGCCGGTGGATTCGATCAAAAACGCGCTGGGACGGCTCCGGGGGCTACTCCCCTCGTTGCCCTCGCCCGGTGGCTGGCTGGGGAGTGTCACAGAGCGACTCAAGAGCGCCCTCGGCGTTCCGGCCGACTACCTGCGCGTCGGCGCGAACCGTCTCGGAAACTCCATCGAGAACGCGATCGACGCGCTGCGTGGCCTCGGCGGTCGAGTTCTTGGAGTTCTTACCTCGCCGATCAGTGCGCTCGGTAGCGCACTGGGTCGGCTTCGAGATGCGTTGGCCTCGCCGATCGAGACGCTTCGAAACGCCGCGAGCCGCGCTTTCGGCGTGCTCACCGCGCCGGTCGACTGGCTGCGTGGGCTGTTCGGCGGCGACGATGAAGAGGACGAAGAGGACGAAGGGGACGGATTGCTGAGTGGGATTGCAGAAAGCGTCTCCGACCGGCTGAGCAGCGTCGTCGAATGGGCGAGCGACATCGAGGATCGGATCGCGGGCTGGGCGCGAAACGCTGCGGATCGGATCTCGAACTGGCTGCGCAACGTCGCGAACTGGCTCACCAGCCCGATCCAGATGCTGCTTTCGGCGTTCCCGATCGAGTCGCTGCTCAACGAGCTGCTCAAGCAGTTGATCGGTGAATCAGAGGACAACGAGTCGAACGGTGGGGAGGACACTACCGAGTGA
- the ribH gene encoding 6,7-dimethyl-8-ribityllumazine synthase encodes MVTLGLVVARFNRSVTDGMAEAAREAADERGAEVAETLRVPGAYDSPLAADRLARRERIDAVAVVGAIVTGDTDHDRVIAGSAADGLTEVSLERDTPVTFGVSGPGMSGAEARERVEKGAEAVHAAIDLVEEL; translated from the coding sequence ATGGTCACGCTCGGGCTCGTCGTCGCGCGGTTCAACCGGTCGGTCACCGATGGAATGGCGGAGGCGGCCCGCGAGGCGGCCGACGAGCGCGGCGCGGAGGTCGCGGAGACCCTCCGTGTGCCGGGCGCGTACGACAGCCCGTTGGCGGCCGACCGCCTGGCGCGCCGCGAGAGGATCGATGCGGTGGCGGTGGTCGGCGCGATCGTCACCGGCGACACCGACCACGACCGCGTGATCGCGGGATCGGCGGCCGACGGGCTCACCGAGGTGAGCCTCGAGCGCGATACCCCCGTGACCTTCGGCGTCAGCGGGCCGGGGATGTCCGGCGCGGAGGCGCGCGAACGCGTCGAGAAGGGTGCGGAGGCGGTTCACGCCGCCATCGATCTGGTGGAGGAACTATGA
- the gvpJ gene encoding gas vesicle protein GvpJ, producing the protein MSSAKPTRQKSDLADVLELVLDKGIVINADIAVTVGETELLGVEIRAAIASFETAAEYGLAFPSGTDMRRVEQASGREPLEVEEGEEVNLGISASEGGSNADDDEGGSESSSSDPPSERPNPEVPIATDDGEGGSEDEGDGGGEEVTDADDESEGDS; encoded by the coding sequence ATGAGCAGCGCAAAACCAACACGACAGAAAAGCGACCTCGCGGACGTCCTCGAGCTCGTGCTCGATAAGGGAATCGTGATCAACGCCGACATCGCGGTCACCGTCGGCGAGACCGAGCTCCTGGGGGTCGAGATCCGGGCGGCGATCGCCTCCTTCGAGACCGCCGCCGAGTACGGACTGGCGTTCCCGAGCGGCACGGACATGCGCCGGGTCGAACAGGCCTCGGGCCGCGAACCCCTCGAGGTCGAGGAGGGCGAGGAAGTCAACCTTGGGATCAGCGCGAGCGAGGGGGGCTCGAACGCGGACGACGATGAAGGCGGGAGCGAGAGCTCCAGCAGCGACCCCCCGAGCGAGCGCCCGAACCCCGAGGTCCCGATCGCCACCGACGACGGCGAGGGCGGGAGCGAGGACGAGGGTGACGGGGGCGGCGAGGAGGTGACCGACGCGGACGACGAAAGTGAGGGCGATTCATGA
- a CDS encoding carboxypeptidase-like regulatory domain-containing protein has protein sequence MSDDNNDDDSSVLESIDTDELLEGTQLEDTDGDTKSLGEAIGRAIGAIIGRHIGELIGRMVTDRLSGGDEEEDTHELTVTVADEDGEPVPGATVTTKDADGGLLSGVLGSAERAETDDDGETTVQLEDGDYTVEVDAEDGSGEDNVTIEGEDEELSVTIEDESDDEEDAGEDEAEDAEEDEAEEAEEAEEDEAEETEEAEEDEAEEDEAEETEEAEEDEAEEDEDEE, from the coding sequence ATGAGTGACGACAACAACGACGACGACAGTTCGGTCCTCGAAAGCATCGATACGGACGAACTCCTCGAAGGGACACAGCTAGAGGACACCGACGGGGATACCAAGAGCCTGGGCGAGGCGATCGGCCGTGCGATCGGTGCGATCATCGGAAGGCATATCGGCGAACTAATCGGACGGATGGTTACCGACCGGCTCAGCGGCGGAGACGAAGAAGAAGACACTCATGAACTGACGGTCACCGTGGCAGACGAGGACGGCGAACCCGTTCCGGGCGCGACCGTGACGACCAAGGACGCGGATGGGGGCCTTCTGAGTGGCGTTCTCGGGAGTGCCGAACGCGCCGAGACCGACGACGACGGCGAGACCACCGTCCAGCTCGAAGACGGCGACTACACGGTCGAGGTCGACGCCGAGGACGGAAGCGGCGAGGACAACGTGACCATCGAGGGCGAGGACGAGGAGCTCTCGGTGACCATCGAGGATGAAAGCGACGACGAGGAAGACGCCGGAGAGGACGAAGCCGAAGACGCTGAAGAAGACGAAGCCGAAGAAGCTGAAGAAGCTGAAGAAGACGAAGCCGAAGAAACTGAAGAAGCTGAAGAAGACGAAGCCGAAGAAGACGAAGCCGAAGAAACTGAAGAAGCTGAAGAAGACGAAGCCGAAGAAGACGAAGACGAAGAATGA
- a CDS encoding gas vesicle protein K: MRQIDLGGESDEGSEADAASGLLALVITVVELLVEAMEKEAIRRMESGALDPEEIERLGTQLQAIEEEIEGIKEREGIESDVGELRGELNDLLSDGIERVYDDHYEELEE; this comes from the coding sequence ATGAGACAGATCGACCTCGGCGGCGAGAGCGACGAGGGAAGCGAGGCGGACGCGGCCTCGGGGCTGCTGGCGCTCGTGATCACCGTCGTCGAGCTGCTCGTCGAGGCCATGGAGAAGGAGGCGATCCGACGGATGGAGTCGGGTGCTCTCGACCCCGAGGAGATCGAACGCCTCGGGACGCAGCTCCAGGCGATCGAGGAGGAGATCGAGGGCATCAAGGAGCGAGAGGGGATCGAGAGCGACGTCGGCGAGCTGCGCGGCGAGCTCAACGACCTCCTCTCGGACGGGATCGAACGGGTCTACGACGACCACTACGAGGAGCTCGAAGAATGA